The sequence below is a genomic window from Methylocystis sp. IM3.
CGTAGGGGAATCATATCACGCAAATATCGAAAGGAATGCTCAGCATATACTAGATTCGCTTAGGAGAGGCGACGACAGCTTTTACTCAGATTCTTCTCAATGCTCAGTTTTTATGTATTTTTTGACAAACCAATATTTCCGCACGCCTAGAATGCGCGCCCTGTTCGAGAGCATTCCGAACCCACTTCCTGGCCTCGATTTGGTCAGGACGGGTGTCGTCGAGTGCCACATTTATGCGGCAAATGTCGGAGCAGGTCTTTTCCTAGAAAGGAATAATTATGGAATCATCTTTTTGGTGAATAACGGGCGCGTCCCATTCATAACGGGGGATCAGCCTGTGATCAATATGAAAACTCACAAGGATACGGATGTTGAGTTATTTTATCCTTTGTCTCCGAAGCGAGCAATGTTGTTGACGAAGGATGCAAGCAAGTTGTCACCTAAAGAACGTAATGTCAGTGTTCTTGAGGTTGAAAACTACAATTACGCCATCTATTCCGCGTGTTATGATCAGGTATATTCGAATGATCGCTCCTACTTGGGAGAAATCACCTCGCTAAAAAAGGGCATATTCACGGCGTGATGCGGCTGTTGCGCTATGATTACCATGTTCGCTCTCTCAGCGAGCCGATCGCGTGGGGCCGTGGTGCATAAATCAACATTTCCGCAACGCGGGTTGCTCGAAAAATCGCACCCGTTTGAGAAATGCGCGAGGAGCATTGAGCAGCATGAACAGCATGAACAGCATGGACGAACAAAGACCTGAAAGCCTACCACGCCGGCAAACGGACCCCGCTTGGCTGCAAGACCATTTTCTGGAGACAGGGCACGACGAAACTACAAGAAGCGCAACCTTTACCTTTATCAAACGACGCAACAGGCATTATGCCGTCACCTGCCGACATGTAATGGAAGCGATTTCAGACCCAAAGATGGTGCCGGGGGCAAGGTTCCCAACCATCGCCATTCACATAGATAGGGCTGTGCTGAACTTGTCCTATTTTACTGCGAAGGGACTGTCGCTGGGCGTGGGTGCGCCACACGCAGAGACCAAGCGCGAAGAAATTGACGTTGCTATAGCGCCGATAGACGGCAGTTATTGGGGGCTGCTGACCAGCAAGAAAAACAAGATGGCGATCGACCTCGATAACTGGCGTGAACCGAAGTGGGATGCCGTCAAATATTGCCTCGCTGCGGGGTACCCTGACGAGAAAAAAACAAAGGTAACCACTGGCGGAGCAGAAAAGGTCAGTAGCCAACTCTTTGTCGTTGTCGCCGAGGTAAGCTCACGGCTTGCACGGTCGGAGCGGCAAATTACGCTGTCGAGCCTTCTCGACAAGGCGCACGGCTATTATTTCAGCGGAATGAGCGGCGGCCCCGTATATGCTGTGGAGGGACATGCAGAGCGCCAAGTTGAAGATGAAGAACTCTTTCCTGTGGGAATTATTTTCGAAGGTCATCCTAGCAGCGGGAGGGCAGACATGGAGGGCAGCAAAGACGGTGCTAGCGTATTCCTGACCGAGCGAGACCTGTTCTTTCGGGCGCTTACGTTGACGCCAGAGTTGTTCGACGAGTGGCTGCAAAAGGCAGGAGTCCCTGCATAGTGACAGCTCGCTTTGCTCGAAAAATCGCAACCTTCGCCGAGTTCGAGCGCGAGCTAATGCGCGCCGGCATTGGCGAGGGGCGCAGCCGCGCCAAGGCGCGGGGCGTTCACATGGGGCGACCTCCTGCCCTCACCCGCCACCAGCGCGAGGAGGCGTTTGCGGCGCTCGCCGAAGGCAGCGCGACGCAAGCCGACCTCGCGCGGCGGTTTAATGTCAGCAGGAGCACGATTTCGAGGTTTCCTTGAACCGCGCCGAGGTCGCCGAGCGCCGCGCCCTCGCTGCCGAGCGCCTCGCGGCGGAAGCGGCCGGCGACGACGCCTTCGCCGAGGAATTGATCCGGACTAATTTGGCGGTGTCCAAACAGCTCGACGCACTGCGCGCCGAGCTCGCGGCGATGAAAGGGAGGTAAGCCGATGGCTGGCAGTCACCATGCGCGAATTACTTGACGACGCGCAGGCCCTTCGGATGGTTCGGTTTTGTCCCTGGCAAGTCAGCTATGTCGTATAGGTCAAGGAGCTCGGCCTCAGTGATGGTCAATATCTTGGCCAGATCGGCGATTGTGTAGCCAAGGCTCTCAACATGGATGCGGAGAAGACTCGCCACGATGGCCGGCTGCTCGGCAAGAAAGTCTAACTCCGGCGGTTCGGAAATGCGGATGCCAGCCATCGAAAATTGCTGCCAAAGATAATTCTTCTGCGACGTCGTCAGCTTGCCCGCTCGGTCGGCGGCAAACACCAGGCTCGCCATTGAAACCTTCCAAATGCGTTTCAGCGCGGCAAGCTTCGGCAGGTCCACGCGACCGGGCCCGAAATGCGGTGCAACGTCCTTGGTTGGCACCAAAAAGCAACTTGCGAACTCATTCGCCTCCTGCTCCATCGCCGGCGTCGGGAACTGGTGCATGACGATATGCGCCAATTCGTGGCTCAAGGTGAAGCGCATCCGATCAGCCGGTTGGTCGTTGTTGAGCACGATCAGCGGCGGCAGGCCAGGAACGCGGAAAGTTACTCCTGAGATCGACGACCCCCCCATGCGCGAATGCACAATGACGACGCCAGCCTCCTCCAGAATCTGGGTCAGATTTTGAATGGGCCCGGCCGGCAGCATCCAGTGGGCACGCAACAGCGCGGCGATCTTGGCCGGGCTGCCGTACTGCTCGATGTCAAGCTTAGGGATTGTGCGGATCGGATTTAGGTCGGTTGAGTGCAGCAAGCGGCGAAGGTGCATGACGCGTACGTTTAGCTCCGCGATCACAGCATCCATCTCGCCAGCGGTCACATCGGCCTTCTTGCGCCACATAGGGTGAACGGAAACCGGTGCGCCGTAGATACGATCGGTCAATGCGAAGAATTCGACGGGCACCGCGAATTCGCTGGCGGCCTTCGCGAGAAGGTCAGCCGGCGGCTCCTTGGCGTCGTTCTCAATGCGGGACAGATCAGTGGGGGAGACGCCTAGCTTCTTGGCCGCCTCGTTCTGGCGAACACCTCTTCTCTGCCTCGCGAGTCGCAGCATCGCTCCAGTGAATGACATTTACTACTCTTCGCCCTCGTTCTCTGCGGTCTTCGGCTTTGGCTTGATCGTGATTAGCCCCTGCGCTGGAGCGGCCGGGCCGATCGGCAGGTCGAGCGGCAGCGCTGCGATGTCGGGTTCGTTGCCAATCGTATAGGCCCATAGGCGGCGCTTTCCGTCACGGGCACTCACTTCGACGCGATCCAATTTGGTCTGGAATCGGTTCGGGTACCAAAGTAACTCGACTTTCCAGATCGGCGAAACGCCGAGCAGGTTGACCTCAGCGTCGATGAAGTCATGGTTGGCTTGGGTGTCGATGTTGCTACCGAGCCCTTTTCTTGTGCCGCGCTTAAAGCGGAAAAGCAGCTTGTCCTCGACCAGATAGCGGACGCTCTTGTCGTGGGGGATGCGGCGTATGCCCGGGAGCTCGTCGAGAACTATGCCAGCCTCCTGCACGATGAAGTCGTGCATCATACTGGACGCGGTGCGCTGGAAGGTCAGCGTCGGCCAAGCGGTGTTTGATACCAACCGATCCCACGCCTTCAAGTGCGCGGACATTAACGGCTGCTCATAGCGTTCGAGAAGATGGTACACGTCGTCGGCGGTGGGGTAAGTCAAGATGGCGACTCGCGCTGATTTCGATAATCAGGCCATACACCTTTCTGTTTCGTAAATCGAGCGAAAAAATTTCATAATCGTTGCGATGCCCTGAGTTCCCAGCCTTTTCAGTATTGTGCCGCCCCGGGGGATCGCTTGCGCGTCGGATGATCGAGGCCGAGGCCGACAACTTAACCCGCTTAGGCCGCAATCATTGCCCCGATCTCGCGCCCCCACCAATCC
It includes:
- a CDS encoding DUF4238 domain-containing protein encodes the protein MSTVQKNQHYVWRYHLEAWATGGKLFCYRCRAKNLFETIAKSVASEKYFYETFELSPVDVDYLKGLIGKASHKGLQDINRRFVQLFQLSFLMRERIKNSAISEQENEKLCEQLRVIEKTVGESYHANIERNAQHILDSLRRGDDSFYSDSSQCSVFMYFLTNQYFRTPRMRALFESIPNPLPGLDLVRTGVVECHIYAANVGAGLFLERNNYGIIFLVNNGRVPFITGDQPVINMKTHKDTDVELFYPLSPKRAMLLTKDASKLSPKERNVSVLEVENYNYAIYSACYDQVYSNDRSYLGEITSLKKGIFTA
- a CDS encoding recombinase family protein, producing the protein MTARFARKIATFAEFERELMRAGIGEGRSRAKARGVHMGRPPALTRHQREEAFAALAEGSATQADLARRFNVSRSTISRFP
- a CDS encoding helix-turn-helix domain-containing protein, which encodes MSFTGAMLRLARQRRGVRQNEAAKKLGVSPTDLSRIENDAKEPPADLLAKAASEFAVPVEFFALTDRIYGAPVSVHPMWRKKADVTAGEMDAVIAELNVRVMHLRRLLHSTDLNPIRTIPKLDIEQYGSPAKIAALLRAHWMLPAGPIQNLTQILEEAGVVIVHSRMGGSSISGVTFRVPGLPPLIVLNNDQPADRMRFTLSHELAHIVMHQFPTPAMEQEANEFASCFLVPTKDVAPHFGPGRVDLPKLAALKRIWKVSMASLVFAADRAGKLTTSQKNYLWQQFSMAGIRISEPPELDFLAEQPAIVASLLRIHVESLGYTIADLAKILTITEAELLDLYDIADLPGTKPNHPKGLRVVK